A part of Flavobacteriales bacterium genomic DNA contains:
- a CDS encoding DNA-directed RNA polymerase subunit omega: MDYKKTNAASSTITRNMTEMTKEVGNVYESVMIMAKRSNQIAVELKSELNKKLQEFASYTDNLEEVFENREQIEISKYYERLPKPTLIAVEEFINGDIYYRNPAKENKTQE, translated from the coding sequence ATGGATTACAAAAAGACAAATGCAGCGAGTTCTACGATTACCCGTAACATGACTGAAATGACCAAAGAGGTGGGTAATGTTTACGAATCTGTAATGATTATGGCCAAGAGATCTAATCAGATTGCTGTTGAGTTGAAGAGTGAACTGAATAAGAAATTGCAAGAGTTTGCATCTTATACAGATAACTTGGAAGAGGTTTTTGAAAATCGTGAGCAGATTGAAATCTCAAAATATTATGAGAGATTGCCTAAGCCAACATTGATTGCCGTTGAGGAGTTTATCAATGGTGATATTTACTATCGCAATCCAGCCAAAGAGAACAAAACACAAGAGTAG
- the bamD gene encoding outer membrane protein assembly factor BamD, with product MKRIIFLFVLFVFILTGCSDYQKLLKNPDKKLKYKKAVEYYNKEEYAKAATLFENLLPIYRGTSKAETISYYISYCSYGQEMHDLAGYHFRQFLKTYPDSPYAEECLYMSAYCYYKESPKPRMDQTPTQNAIDAFQLYINRYPNSTRVSKCNDYIDELQDKLVYKSYLSARNYYDREKFPSAIIALQNSLKDYPGSSHREELMFMLLESKHQLAFKSVSGKKRERYNDAKEEYYSFVDEYPESKYARRAEKMLEDIEAYLGKFNTNN from the coding sequence ATGAAGAGAATCATTTTCCTATTCGTGCTTTTTGTATTTATATTGACAGGTTGTAGCGACTATCAAAAGCTATTGAAAAATCCTGATAAAAAGTTAAAATACAAGAAAGCAGTAGAGTATTACAACAAAGAAGAATACGCAAAAGCAGCCACTCTCTTTGAAAATCTATTACCAATTTATAGAGGAACAAGTAAGGCTGAAACAATTAGTTATTACATATCGTATTGCTCTTACGGACAGGAAATGCATGATTTAGCAGGATATCACTTTAGACAGTTTTTAAAGACTTATCCAGATAGTCCATATGCTGAAGAGTGCTTATATATGAGTGCATATTGTTATTATAAGGAATCACCAAAGCCGCGAATGGATCAAACGCCAACGCAAAATGCTATTGATGCATTCCAGTTGTATATCAACCGTTATCCTAACTCAACTCGAGTTTCGAAGTGTAATGATTACATTGATGAACTTCAAGATAAGTTAGTTTATAAATCATATTTGAGTGCTCGTAATTATTACGACAGAGAGAAATTTCCTTCTGCGATTATTGCATTGCAGAATAGTTTGAAAGATTATCCAGGATCATCTCATAGAGAAGAGTTGATGTTTATGTTATTAGAATCAAAACATCAGCTTGCTTTTAAGAGTGTTTCTGGAAAAAAGAGAGAGAGATATAATGATGCAAAAGAAGAATACTATTCTTTTGTTGACGAATATCCAGAGAGTAAATATGCAAGGCGTGCAGAAAAAATGCTTGAAGATATAGAAGCATATTTAGGCAAGTTTAATACGAATAATTAA
- a CDS encoding aminotransferase class I/II-fold pyridoxal phosphate-dependent enzyme, producing MVDIFDKIKTQKGNIGQYAKQAHGYFAFPKLEGEINSRMKFRGKEVLTWSLNNYIGLANHPEIRKTDAEAAEKWGLAYPMGARMMSGQTSLHEELESKLAEFVGKPDAFLLNFGYQGMVSIIDALVGRHDVIVYDSESHACIMDGLRLHPGKRFVYPHNDMDNLRKELERATKWTEKTGGGILVITEGVFGMAGDLGKLDEICAMKDDFNFRLLVDDAHGFGVMGKNGAGAIEHFGVEDKVDLHFSTFAKAMAGIGAFIACSEEVGTYLRYTMRSQIFAKSLPMPIVEGSLKRLEMLKTMPELREQLWSVANGLQQGLKDAGLDIGVTESPVTPVYLSGSVAEGTQVTMDLRENYNIFCSIVVYPVIPKGQLLLRLIPTAMHTLEDVEYTVNAFKDVAQKLKDGKYSNEKFADIFNQ from the coding sequence ATCGTGGATATTTTTGACAAAATTAAAACCCAAAAAGGGAATATTGGACAATATGCAAAACAAGCTCATGGTTATTTCGCTTTCCCTAAATTAGAAGGAGAAATCAATTCAAGAATGAAATTCCGTGGAAAAGAAGTTCTTACTTGGAGTTTGAATAACTATATTGGATTAGCAAATCACCCAGAAATTAGAAAAACTGATGCTGAAGCAGCAGAAAAATGGGGATTAGCTTACCCTATGGGAGCTCGTATGATGTCAGGTCAAACTAGTTTGCATGAAGAATTGGAATCAAAGTTAGCTGAGTTTGTAGGAAAGCCAGATGCATTCTTATTAAACTTCGGTTACCAAGGAATGGTTTCTATTATTGATGCATTAGTTGGTCGTCACGATGTGATTGTTTACGATTCAGAATCTCACGCTTGTATCATGGATGGTTTGAGATTACACCCAGGAAAACGTTTCGTTTACCCTCACAACGATATGGATAACCTTCGCAAAGAATTAGAGCGTGCTACCAAGTGGACTGAAAAAACAGGTGGTGGTATTCTTGTAATTACTGAAGGTGTATTCGGTATGGCTGGTGACTTAGGTAAATTGGATGAAATCTGTGCTATGAAAGATGATTTCAATTTCCGTTTGTTAGTTGACGATGCTCACGGATTTGGTGTAATGGGTAAAAACGGTGCTGGTGCAATCGAACATTTCGGTGTAGAAGATAAAGTAGATTTACACTTCTCTACTTTTGCAAAAGCAATGGCTGGTATCGGTGCATTCATCGCTTGTAGCGAAGAGGTAGGAACTTACCTACGTTACACAATGAGATCTCAAATTTTTGCTAAATCTCTTCCAATGCCAATCGTTGAAGGTTCATTGAAACGTTTAGAGATGTTGAAAACTATGCCTGAATTGCGCGAACAACTTTGGTCTGTTGCAAACGGACTTCAGCAAGGTTTGAAAGATGCAGGTTTAGATATTGGTGTAACTGAATCTCCTGTAACTCCTGTTTACCTTTCTGGTTCAGTAGCTGAAGGAACTCAGGTAACTATGGATTTACGTGAAAACTATAACATTTTCTGTTCTATCGTGGTTTACCCTGTAATTCCTAAAGGACAATTGTTACTTCGTTTAATTCCAACTGCAATGCACACTTTAGAAGATGTGGAATACACAGTAAACGCATTTAAAGATGTTGCACAAAAGTTAAAAGACGGAAAATACAGCAACGAAAAATTTGCTGATATCTTCAATCAGTAA
- the trxB gene encoding thioredoxin-disulfide reductase, with amino-acid sequence MEFKSMNLNETNSSKPNEDVEKVKCLIVGSGPAGYTAAIYAARANLNPVVIEGLQPGGQLTTTTEVDNFPGYPAGVTGPAMMEDLKKQAERFGTDCRWGLVTSVDFSVYPHKVVVDEKKVIEAESVILATGATAKYLGFETEEKYKGSGVSACATCDGFFYRGKDVAVVGGGDTAAEEATYLASMCNKVYLVVRKSFMRASKAMQDRVFKTENIEILFEHNTKELYGDGVVEGAKLIKRQGESDEEEVDIKIDGFFVAIGHTPNSNVFKDYLKTDDQGYVLTEPDTTKTNVDGVFACGDLKDPHYRQAITSAGSGCMAAMDAERFLAERE; translated from the coding sequence ATGGAATTTAAATCGATGAACCTAAACGAAACGAACTCAAGTAAGCCTAACGAAGATGTTGAGAAAGTAAAATGCTTAATTGTGGGATCTGGACCTGCAGGTTATACTGCAGCAATTTATGCAGCACGTGCAAATTTAAATCCTGTAGTAATTGAAGGTTTACAGCCAGGTGGGCAGTTGACAACAACTACTGAGGTAGATAATTTTCCAGGATACCCAGCAGGAGTAACAGGTCCAGCAATGATGGAGGATTTGAAAAAGCAAGCAGAGCGTTTTGGAACAGATTGTCGTTGGGGTTTGGTTACATCGGTTGATTTTTCGGTTTATCCACACAAAGTGGTGGTTGATGAGAAGAAAGTGATTGAAGCAGAATCGGTGATTCTTGCTACGGGAGCTACTGCTAAATATTTAGGATTTGAAACAGAAGAAAAGTATAAAGGTTCTGGTGTTTCAGCTTGTGCAACTTGCGATGGATTTTTCTACAGAGGAAAAGATGTTGCTGTAGTAGGAGGTGGTGATACTGCTGCCGAAGAGGCAACTTACCTGGCAAGTATGTGTAATAAAGTATATTTGGTGGTACGAAAATCATTTATGCGAGCTTCTAAAGCAATGCAAGATCGTGTTTTTAAAACTGAAAATATTGAAATTTTATTTGAGCACAATACAAAAGAGCTTTATGGAGATGGAGTAGTAGAAGGCGCAAAGTTGATTAAGAGACAAGGAGAAAGTGACGAAGAAGAAGTGGATATTAAGATTGATGGATTTTTTGTCGCAATTGGTCATACACCAAATTCAAATGTGTTTAAAGATTATTTAAAAACAGATGATCAAGGATATGTATTGACAGAGCCAGATACAACAAAAACAAATGTTGATGGAGTTTTTGCTTGTGGAGATTTAAAAGATCCACATTATCGTCAGGCTATTACTTCAGCAGGTTCAGGTTGTATGGCAGCTATGGACGCAGAACGATTTTTGGCAGAAAGAGAATAA